From the Neoarius graeffei isolate fNeoGra1 chromosome 1, fNeoGra1.pri, whole genome shotgun sequence genome, one window contains:
- the dusp19b gene encoding dual specificity protein phosphatase 19b — protein MQSLSHELQNFSRARLKKQSTRITTATGKVLVETRSGDDGYVTEAAEESATCGFVPDLSLDLQVGVVAPFLLLSSQDAASDPETLRKFKVTHVLNVACGVENAFPEHFIYKTVPMMDLPETELTSYLPQCFQFIDEARKQDGVVLLHCNAGVSRSASVAIAYLMAKEKILFEDAFNRVRSARPSIRPNAGFLVQLKEYHP, from the exons ATGCAGTCCCTCTCTCACGAGCTACAGAATTTCTCGAGAGCGCGCCTCAAGAAACAGAGCACGCGCATCACTACGGCTACCGGGAAGGTCCTTGTGGAAACGCGAAGCGGCGATGATGGTTATGTAACAGAAGCCGCAGAGGAGAGCGCCACCTGCGGGTTTGTCCCAGATCTGAGTTTGGACCTTCAAGTGGGCGTCGTTGCACCTTTCCTCCTGCTCT CCTCACAAGATGCTGCCAGTGACCCTGAGACTTTGAGAAAATTCAAG GTAACTCATGTGTTGAACGTTGCCTGTGGAGTGGAGAATGCCTTCCCTGAGCACTTTATCTATAAAACTGTTCCCATGATGGATCTGCCAGAGACAGAGCTCACATCCTACCTCCCACAGTGCTTTCAGTTCATCGATGAGGCCAGAAAACAG GATGGAGTTGTGTTGCTCCACTGTAATGCAGGTGTGTCCCGCTCAGCCTCTGTTGCCATCGCTTATCTGATGGCGAAGGAGAAGATACTGTTTGAGGATGCATTTAACCGAGTCAGATCAGCTCGTCCTTCAATCCGCCCAAATGCTGGCTTCCTTGTTCAGCTGAAGGAGTATCACCCATGA
- the pnp5a gene encoding purine nucleoside phosphorylase 5a, protein MLPESQTGYSYEDCRATADWLLAQTAVRPLVGIVCGSGLGGLADMLKDQVIFNYKDIPNFPQSTVHGHAGRLVFGTLKGRPCVCMQGRFHLYEGYPIQKITLPMRIFKLLGVETVILTNAAGGLNQDYKVGDIMIIKDHLNMPGFAGNNPLIGPNDDRFGVRFPCMSDAYDRELQQLAMDVGIELGYGDFLREGVYCVLGGPSFETIAECRMLHKLGADAVGMSTVHEVIVARHCGMRVFALSLITNQAVMDYDSEEKANHEEVLETGKQRAEQLERLVSTMVTRIGYNNYS, encoded by the exons ATGCTTCCTGAAAGTCAGACTGG GTACAGTTATGAGGATTGCAGGGCTACAGCTGACTGGCTGTTGGCTCAGACTGCAGTGCGCCCACTGGTGGGCATCGTTTGTGGCTCCGGTCTGGGCGGCTTGGCTGACATGCTGAAAGATCAGGTGATCTTCAACTACAAAGACATTCCCAACTTCCCCCAAAGTACAG TGCATGGACACGCTGGACGACTTGTATTTGGGACTCTGAAAGGAAGACCATGTGTCTGCATGCAAGGCCGCTTCCATCTCTATGAGGGATACCCCATCCAGAAG ATCACTCTGCCCATGCGGATATTTAAGCTGCTCGGTGTAGAGACTGTGATCCTGACCAATGCTGCCGGAGGCCTCAATCAGGACTACAAGGTGGGAGACATCATGATCATCAAAGACCATCTGAACATGCCTGGATTCGCCGGCAACAATCCGCTGATAGGACCCAATGACGACAG GTTTGGTGTGCGTTTTCCCTGCATGTCTGACGCGTATGATCGTGAGCTGCAGCAGCTGGCCATGGACGTGGGCATTGAGTTGGGTTACGGTGATTTCCTCAGGGAGGGGGTCTATTGTGTGCTTGGGGGACCCTCGTTCGAGACCATCGCTGAGTGTCGCATGCTGCACAAACTGGGAGCTGATGCTGTTG GAATGAGCACGGTTCATGAAGTGATTGTGGCACGTCACTGTGGAATGCGTGTCTTCGCTCTGTCGCTGATAACCAATCAGGCTGTGATGGATTACGACAGCGAGGAGAAAGCCAACCATGAGGAAGTTCTTGAGACAGGCAAACAGAGGGCAGAACAGCTGGAGAGGCTAGTGTCCACCATGGTCACTCGCATTGGGTACAATAATTATTCCTAA